CCGCACATCCACCCGGCCGCCACGGTGCGAAGCCACCGCCGGCCGCGGCCGGTCGAACGGCAACACCAACTCCTGCGGTATCCCGTCCAATGCCTTGCGCCAGAAACCCAACTGCCGGTTCAGCACACTGTCCGGATCATCCTCACCTCCCAGCAGCTCGCGCTGCCACACCGCGTAATCCGCGTACTGCACCCCCAACGGCACCCACCCAGGCACCCCGCCAGCAACACGAGCCCCATAGGCAACCGACACATCACGCGCCAGCGGCCCCATCGACCATCCGTCACCGGCGATGTGGTGCACGACGACGACCAGGACGTGTTCGTCGGTACCTGTCTGGAACAGCGAGGCCCGCAAGGGGGTCTCGGTCGCGAGGTCGAAGCAGTGACCCGCCGCCCGGTCGACCGCCGCCCCGATTTCGGTCACCCGCTCGACCGCCAGGGACACCGACACCTCGTCGACCGGAAGGATCCGCTGGTAGGGCTGTCCGTCCACCGTCGCCAACACGGTCCGCAGCACCTCGTGCCGGCCCACCACGTCACCCAGCGCCATCCGCAACGCCTCGACGTCCAGGTCACCCGTCAGCCGCAGGGCCACCGGAATGTTGTACGTCGACGACGGGCCCTCCAACTCCGCCAGGAACCACAGTCGTTGCTGCGCGAAGGAGACCGGCACCCGTTCCGCCCGCTCCGCGCGGACCAACGGCAGCCGCCGTACATCCGAAGACGCCAACCGATCCGCCAGAGCGGCCACGGTCGGTCCCTCGAACACCGTCCGGATCGCCACCTCCGCGTCGAAAACCGACCGGACACGACTCACCAACCGAGTCGCCAGCAGTGAGTGGCCGCCCAGTTCGAAGAAGTTGTCGTCCACGCCTACGGTGGACAGGCCGAGGACTTCGGCGAACACCGAGCACAGGATCTCTTCCTGCACCGTGGCCGGCCCCCGCCCGCGGTCGCCCGCCTGGTGGTCCGGGGCGGGCAGAGCCCTACGATCCACTTTGCCGTTCACCGTCAACGGCAGCGCGTCCAGAACCACCAGCACCGACGGCACCATGTACTCCGGCAACACGCTCTGCAGATGCGTACGCAGGACAGCGATGTCGACGCCCCCTGGGCCGCCCGCCGAGGCGAGGTAGCCGACCAGGCGCTTGTCACCGGGGCGGTCCTCACGCACCACCACCGCCGCCTGACCCACGGACCGATGGGCGAGTAGCCCGGCCTCCACCTCACCCAACTCGATCCGGAAACCCCGTACCTTCACCTGGTCATCAGCACGGCCCAGATACTCCAGTTGTCCCTCGGCGTTCCACCGCGCCAGGTCCCCGGTGCGATACATCCGCTCACCTGACCCACTGAACGGATTCGCCACGAACCGTTCCGCCGTCAACCCCGGCCGGCCCAGATACCCCCGCGCCAGTTGGGCACCTGCCAGGTACAGTTCGCCCGCCACCCCCGGCGGTACCGGCCGCAAGGCGACGTCCAGCACGAAGACGCTCGTGCTGGGGACGGGGTGGCCGATGGGGACGGCACCCGGTGCATCCGGGTCCTCGGGACGGATGGTGAAGGTGACACATCCGACGGCCGCCTCAGTGGGCCCGTACTCGTTCGTGATCAGCACGTCCCCGTGCGCGGACCGCCACCGTGTGAGCTGCTCACCCGTGAGGTTCTCGCCGCCGACGACGAGGTCTCCCCGGATGAAGGATCCGGCGGGCTCCTCGGACAGCAGGATCAGGTGACTGGGCGTCACTTTGAGGAAAGTGGGCGCCAGTTCGGTGGCAAGCCCGTCCTGGATGTCCGCGATGTGCAGGGCGCCGCCCGAGATCAGCGTCCCGTACAAGGGTGTGACGGTCAGGTCGAACGCGACCGACGAGTGCAGCACGGTCCGGCCGCTCAGCCCGGGGTATGCGCCGACTGCCCAGTCGAGGTAGTGGGAGACCGCCGCGTGGCTCACCTCGACACCCTTGGGGCGTCCTGTGGAGCCGGAGGTGTAGATCACGTAGGCGGGGTGGGCGGGCAGGAGCGCCGCCGCTCGTTCGTGCTGCGTGAGGTTCCCCCCGGCCATGGCGGACAGGGCCGCGGTGGTGTCCGGGGAATCCGTCACGATGCGCGTCACACCGTCGTCCGCATCGGTGTCCGTGTAGGTGTCCGCATTGGTTCCCGTGTTGCTGTCCGCACCCACCGCGCCTGTCACTGCCTGGTGTGTGACCAGCGCTCTGACCTGGGCGTCGTCGAGCATGTAGGTGATGCGTTCGGCGGGGTAGGCAGGGTCGATCGGGACGTACGCGGCTCCGGTCTTGACCACGGCGAGGAGTGCGACGACGAGGTCGGGGGAGCGGTCCATCAGCACCGCCACACGTTCTTCCGGCCCGGCACCCCTCTCCACGAGGAGGCGGGCCAGCCGGTTCGCGCGCGTGTTCAGCTCCGCGTAGGCCACCTCGGCGTCGTCGAAAACCACCGCGGTCGCGTCAGGGGTACGTGCGACCTGAGCCTCGAACAGTTCGGCCAGCGTGGTCCGCGGAACTTCGTGGGCGGCGGCGCTCCCCACTCCGTGCAGGGCGTTCCACCCGGAGAGGATCCGTTCCCGCTCCGCGGTGTCCAGCACATCGATACGGCTGACCGGCACCGACGGATCCGTTGTCACGGTCTCCAGGACCAGGAGGAAGCGCCGCACGATCGCCTCGACGCTCGCGGGATCGAACAGGTCGGTGGCATAGATGACCAGTCCGGTCAGGCCCGCTGGGATGCCGTCGTCGGTGATCTGCTCGGCGAGTTGGAAGTCCAGGTCGAACTTGGCCGGGACGACGCCCGCGAGCAGTACCTCGGTGTTCAGGCCGAGCAGGTCGAGGCGGACCGCGGCGGTGTTCTGCAGGGTGAGCATGATCTGGAACAGCGGGTGGCGGCTCATCGACCGGACCGGGGCCAGGTCCTCCACCAGCCGCTCGAAGGGCACATCCTGATGCGTGTAGGCGCCGAGGTCCGTTTCCCTCGTCCTGGCCAGCAGTTGCAGGAAGGTCGGGTCGCCGGACAGGTCCGAGCGCAGGACGAGGGTGTTGACGAAGAACCCGACCAGGTCGTCCAGCGCCTCGTCGGTGCGGCCGGCGACCGGGGTGCCGACGGGGATGTCGTCTCCGGCCCCGAGGCGGTGCAGCAGGACGGCCAGCGCCGCCTGCACCACCATGAACACGGTCACGCCCTGTGCTCTGGCCAGTTCCTTCAGGGCACCGTGGATCCGGGCGTCGATGGTCAGTTCGACGCTTCCGCCCTGGTGGGTGGAGACCGTTGGCCGTGGCCGGTCGAACGGCAACGTCAGTTCCAGGGGCAGGTCGGCCAGTGCCTCACGCCAGTAACCGAGTTGTCGGGACAGCACACTGGCCGAGTCGGCTTCCTCACCGAGCAGTTGGCGCTGCCACCGGCTGTAGTCGGCGTACTGCACCGACAACGTTGCCCAGTGCGGCGTCCGACCGGCGGACCGTGCCGTGTAGGCGGCTGACAGATCACGTGCCAGCGGCGCCATCGACCATCCGTCACCGGCGATGTGGTGCACGACGACGACCAGGACGTGTTCGTCGGTACCTGTCTGGAACAGCGAGGCCCGCAAGGGGATCTCGGTCGCGAGGTCGAAGCAGTGACCCGCTGCCCGGTCGACCACCGCCCCGATATCGGTCACCCGCTCGACCGCGAGGGACACCGACACCTCGTCGACCGGAAGGATCCGCTGGTAGGGCTGTCCGTCCACCGTCGCGAACACCGTCCGCAGCACCTCGTGCCGGCCCACCACGTCACCCAGCGCGGCCTGTAGAGCACCGACATCCAACGCCCCGGTCATCCGCAGGGCCACCGGAATGTTGTACGTCGACGACGGGCCCTCCAACTCCGCCAGGAACCACAGTCGTTGCTGCGCGAACGAGACCGGCACCCGTTCCGCCCGTTCCGCGCGGACCAACGGCAGCCGCCGCGCATCCGAAGACGCCAACCGATCCGCCAGAGCGGCCACGGTCGGTCCCTCGAACACCGTCCGGATCGCCACCTCCGCGCCAAAAACCGACCGGACACGACTCACCAACCGAGTCGCCAGCAGTGAGTGGCCGCCCAGTTCGAAGAAGTTGTCGTCCACGCCTACGGTGGACAGGCCGAGGACTTCGGCGAACACCGAGCACAGGAGTTCCTCCTGCACCGTGGCCGGACCCCGGCCACCACCGGACGGCTGGAACTCCGGCGCGGGCAGAGCCCCGCGATTCAGCTTGCCGTTCACCGTCAACGGCAGCGCGTCCAGAACCACCAGCACCGACGGCACCATGTACTCCGGCAACACCCTCTGGAGATGCCGACGCATGACAGCGTTGTCCAGCCCCTCCGGGCCGCTCGCCGGAACGACGTAGCCGACCAGGCGCTTGTCGCCAGGACGGTCCTCGCGTACGACCACGACCGCCTGAGCCACTGAGGGATGGGCGAGCAGCCCGGCCTCCACCTCACCCAGCTCGATCCGGAAACCCCGTACCTTCACCTGGTCATCGGTCCGCCCCAGATACTCCAACTCGCCATCGGTGTTCCAACGGGCCAGGTCGCCGGTGCGGTACATCCGTTCACCCGAGCCGCTGTAGGGGTTGGCGACGAACCGCTCCGATGTCAGTCCCGGCCGGCCCAGATACCCGCGGGCCAGGCCCGCACCGGCCAGGTACAGCTCACCCGCGACACCCACCGGCACCGGACGCAGGGCCGGGTCCAGCACGTACACCTGGGTGTTCCAGATCGGACGGCCGATGGGGACGCCGCTGTCGCCGGTGTCGCTGTCACACGTCCATGCGGTGACCTCGACCGAGGCCTCGGTGGGGCCGTAGAGGTTGTGCAGCGGAATATCCAGAACGTTCCGGAAGTGCCTGACGACGTCTCCGGCAAGTGCTTCGCCGCTGCAGAACACGGCTCGCAGGCCGGTACAGGCGACGGCGGCCGGTTCACGGAGGAAGACCTGCAGCAGGGACGGAACGAAGTGCGCGATCGTGACATGTTCGCGTTGGATCAACTCTGCCAGGTATCCGGGGTCGCGGTGGCCCGAGGGCTTGGCGACGACCATCGTCGCGCCCTGCAGCAGCGGCCAGAAGAACTCCCGTACTGACACGTCGAACCCGAAGGGGGTCTTCTGCAGCACCCGGTCCGAGGCGGTCAAGTGGTAGGTGCCCTGCAGCCATGTCAGCCAGTTGACGATGCCCGCGTGTGGTACGGCCACACCCTTCGGCTGTCCGGTGGAGCCTGAGGTGTAGATGACGTAGGCGGGGTGAGCGGGCAGCAGGGCGGCACGGCGTTCGGTGTCGGTGGGGTCGGTGTCGTCGAAGCCTTGGAGCGCGGTCATGCTGCGGGGGTCGTCGACGGCCAGGCACGGCACCTCTCCGCCGGTGAGCCGGGAAACCAGGTCCGTGCTGGTGAGCACCAGACGGGGCCGTGCGTCGGCGAGGACGTGAGTGACGCGGACGGCGGGGTAGTCCGGGTCGACGGGTACGTACGCGCCGCCGGCCTTGACCACCGCCAGGAGGGCGACCACCAGGTCGACGGAACGGTGCATCATCACCGCGACCGGCGACTCGGGTCCCACGCCCCGGTCGATCAGGAGCCGGGCGAGGCGGTTGGCCCGCGCGTTGAGGTCCGCATAGGTCACCTCGGCACCCTCGAAGACCACCGCGGTCGCGTCGGGGGTGCGGGCGGCCCGGTCCTGGAACAGCTCCGGCAGCGTCGCCGCCGTCACCTCCCGGGCGGTGTCGTTCCACTCCTCCAGGACCCGTCGCTGCTCGGAGCGGCTCATCAAAGTGATCCGGTGTACGCGTTCATCCGCGGCGGAACTCGCCATCCAGTTCAGCACGCCGAGGAACTGGGCGGCGTGCTCCTGCACCGCTTTCCGGCTGTAGAGATCCGGATTGGCCTCCACGACCACGGACATCCTGCCGTCGGACGACCTGTCGTACACCGAAACCGACAGGTCGTTGAAATTTATGCCACCGAGCCCGTGTGCACTGCTGGAGGCACCACCGAATTGCACGTCGTAGTCGAAAGAAACGATATTGACCAGCAGGGGATACAGTCCGCTGCGCCCTACGAGTTTCAGGTCCCTGAGAATGTCCTCGTAGCGGTACCGCTGATGCCGCAGAGCGTCTCGCACTCCGCGAGTCACCTGCTTCACGAGTTCCTTCACGGTGGCCTTCGGCTGCACCGCGAGGCGCAGCGGAACGATGTTGGCCGTCATTCCCGGGATGTCCCGCAGTGCGGTCTTTCTGCCCATGACGGGGACCCCGAGGATGATGTCCTCCTGCCCTGTCGCGCGATGCAGGTGGGCGGCGCTCGCGGCGACGGCCAGGCCCGACAGGCTTGTTCCCAGGCGACGCGCGGAGCTTCGGAGTTCCGTGGCGGCGTCGGGGGAGATGCGGATCGTGTGCCGTGTCAGCTCATGGGGGACGGTGGAGGGTTCCCGGCCGCTGAGACTGACCGGCCGAGGACGATCGGCCAGACGTTCCGACCAGTACTGCCGGTCCGCTTCGAATTCCGCTGACGCCCGGTAGTCGGCGTCGGCGTCCATCAGTACGGAACTCGATGGCGGCGCACTGTCCGTGGGCTCTTCACCGGCCAGCAGTGCCGTGTAGACCGCGGCGACTCGGGAGGCTATCCGGGATCCCGCGAGTCCGTCTGCGACGATGTGGTGAATTCGCTGGTACCAGAGGAAGAGGTCTTCCTCCACCTTGATCACGGCCTCGGTGAAGAGTTCACCGTCCCGGAGATCGACCGGGCGCCGCATGTCCGCCCGCATCCAGCTCTCGGCGCCGGCCCGTGGATCTTCCTCACGGCTCACGTCGATCACGTGGAACGGCCAGTCGTCCCGCCGGTCGAAACGCTGCCGCGGAACCTCGTCCGCGGCCCCCTCGAAGCGCAGACCGAAACAGTCCACTTCCAGGACGACCCTCCGCAGGGCCGCCTCGAATAACTCCGTGTCCACCGCTCCGTGAATCTCTATGTATTCACCCATGTTGTAGATCGGGTTATCCGGATTCAATTGCTGCGCGTGCCATACGCCAAGCTGTCCGGCCATCAGGTCACGATGGTCACTATGCGATCCAGACATTCCCGCACCCCGGTCAACGCTCACGCCCCGAAAGGGGCTATTAAATCAAGCAATTTGACAGCAATGTATAGCTACTTCAATGTATATCCACTTCACCTTCTCAAGATGAACTGGGGACTGTCAACCATCTGGTTGAATTAAGCAACTAAGGCGTTTCGTGCCCATTTGCGACGCCCAAAGCGGACCGCTTTGTCACCTTTTATCGTCAATAACCGCATGGTGAAACGCCCGGAATCTCCGCACTGGCGAAGCTTTTTTACCTGCCGGTAATTCCACCGCGGCGGCTTCCGGATCGCATACTTGACGGTAACTCCGCATGTCATGGATTTCCGGTTCGCAAAAATCAATGAGCCGACACATGTCCGGGGCGTCGCTGAGCACCGCGAACCACGCGCCGTCCGGCGAGGTCGCGTGGTCGGGGGCCGGATACAGCGCCACCGCACCGACCGCAGGACCGGCAAGGCCACCATCGCCACCGTCCGGGCGGTCACCGGTCGGCATGAGCTGCCCGGTGCGGGGGGTACGTACAGCGAGGTGACGGTCTCGATGGAGGAGCGGATCGGGGCGTATCTTCAGGGCATATGGGAGAAGGAGGTGGTGGGAGCCGGGCTGTGGACACCCTCATTTCCCCTGCCTCTCCCAGACGAACCGGCGAATCCGGCTCTGCCGCTGGTAAGCGGCCATCCCACCCTGGAGTGCTAGTGATTGTCGTCTGGATCAATGGTGCGTTCGGTGCGGGGAAGACCACCACCGCACGGGAGCTGATCGACCTGATCCCGAACAGCACACTCTTCGACCCCGAGCTGATCGGCACCGGGCTGGCACAACTGCTGCCCGCCAAGCGCCTCGCCGAGGTCGGCGACTTCCAGGATCTGCCGATCTGGCGGCGGCTCGTGGTCGACACGGCCGCCGCGATGCTCTCCGAACTGGGGGGCGTGCTCGTCGTCCCCATGACACTGCTGCGCCAGGAGTACCGCGACGAGATCTTCGGCGGACTCGCGTCCCGCAGGATCGCGGTTCGCCATGTGGTTCTCGCCCCGGCGGAAACGATCCTGCGCGAACGAATAGCCGGCCGGGAGGTCCCGCCCGACCTCCCCGACGGGGAGATCCGCGTGCGCCAGTGGTCGTACGACCAGATCGAGCCCTACCGCGCCGCCCTGGCCGGCTGGCTCACCGCGGACGCCCACCCCGTCGACAACGGCACCCTCACCCCGTACGAAACCGCTGTGCGCGTCGCCGAAGCCGTGACCAGCGGATCCGCGCCGGTCTGCGACATCGTGCAGACCCCCGAACCCACCTCGGAGACCGTCGCGGCGGGGGTGCTCCTCTTCGACGAGCTGGACCGGGTACTGCTCGTCGACCCGACGTACAAGGCCGGCTGGGAGTTCCCCGGCGGCGTCGTCGAATCCGGCGAGGCACCCGCGCGCGCGGGCATCCGCGAGGTCGCCGAGGAGACCGGCATACGGCTCACCGACGTCCCCCGCCTGCTGGTCGTCGACTGGGAACCCCCGGTGCCGCCCGGCTACGGCGGCCTGCGTCTCCTCTACGACGGCGGCAGGCTGGGCGGCGGCGAGGCCCGGCAACTGGTTCTGCCGGGCCCCGAACTGCGCGACTGGCGCTTCGTCACCGAAAAGGAGGCCGCCACACTCCTGCCGCCCATCCGCTACGAGCGCCTGCGGTGGGCCCTGCGGGCGAGGGAACGGGGCACGGCGCTGTACCTGGAGGCAGGCGTACCGCAGGGGTAGCCCTCCCGGAATTCCCTTTGCTGTTCAGCCCGTCCGGCGTTCGCTTTCGCTGTTCAGCCCGTCCGGCGTTCGAGGACGAGGCCGTTCAGACCGACGGGGGCCTGGGAGCGCAGCCCCCAGAAACCCGGGGGCACGCCCGATCCCGCAGGCGTACCCCTGTTCACGACGCCGCGTAGTTCCGGAGGAACAGCGCCTCCGCGACGGCGAGCCGCTCCAGCTCGTCGGGCGACACGCTCTCGTTCACGGCGTGGATCTGCGCCTCCGGCTCGCTGAGCCCGATGAGCAGGATCTCCGCCCGCGGGTACAGCGACGCGAGCGTGTTGCACAGCGGGATGGAACCGCCCTGCCCCGCGTACTGCATCTCCGCCCCGTCGTAGGCGACACCCATCGCCTCGGCCATCGCCGCGTACGCGGGGCTCGTGGTGTCGGCGCGGAACGGCTGCCCCTGCCCGATCTGCTCGGTGCTCACCCGCGCTCCCCACGGCGTGTGCGCCTCCAGATGGGCCTGGAGCAGCTTGGTGGCCTCGGCGGCGTCCACGCCCGCCGGCACGCGCAGGCTGACCAGCGCGCGGGCGCCGGCCTGCACGGACGGGGTGGCGCCGACGACCGGCGGGGCGTCGATGCCGAGTACGGTCACGGCGGGCCGCGCCCAGATGCGGTCGGCGACCGTCCCGGAGCCGATCAGTTCCACCCCGTCGAGCACCTTGGCGTCCTTGCGGAACTGCGCCTCGTCGTACTGCAGGCCCTCCCACGACGACGTGCCCGCGAGCCCGTCGACCGTCGTCGAGCCGTCCTCGGCGCGCAGCGAGTCGAGTGCGCGGATCAGCGCGCTCAGCGCGTCGGGCGCCGCGCCGCCGAACTGGCCGGAGTGCAGATTGCCTTCGAGGGTGTCGACCTGGACGCGGACGAGCGTCATACCGCGCAGCGCGGTGGTGACCGTCGGCACCCCGACCCGGAAGTTCCCGGAGTCGCCGATGACGATCGCGTCGGCCGTCAGCAGCTCGGGGTGTTCCTCCGCGTACCGCTCAAGACCACCCGTGCCCTGCTCCTCCGAGCCCTCGGCGATGACCTTGACGCCGACCGGGACGCCGCCGTTCGCCTTGAGCGCGCGCAGCGCCAGCAGGTGCATGATCAGGCCGCCCTTGCAGTCGGCGGCCCCGCGCCCGTACCAGCGGCCGTCCCGCTCGGTCAGCTCGAAGGGCGGCGTCCGCCAGCCGGCCTCGTCGAGGGGCGGCTGCACGTCGTAGTGCGCGTACAGCAGAACGGTCTTGGAGCCCTCGGGGCCCGGCAGGAAGCCGTACACCGACTGTGTGCCGTCAGGGGTGTCGAGCAGGGCGACGT
This region of Streptomyces ortus genomic DNA includes:
- a CDS encoding NUDIX hydrolase, whose amino-acid sequence is MIVVWINGAFGAGKTTTARELIDLIPNSTLFDPELIGTGLAQLLPAKRLAEVGDFQDLPIWRRLVVDTAAAMLSELGGVLVVPMTLLRQEYRDEIFGGLASRRIAVRHVVLAPAETILRERIAGREVPPDLPDGEIRVRQWSYDQIEPYRAALAGWLTADAHPVDNGTLTPYETAVRVAEAVTSGSAPVCDIVQTPEPTSETVAAGVLLFDELDRVLLVDPTYKAGWEFPGGVVESGEAPARAGIREVAEETGIRLTDVPRLLVVDWEPPVPPGYGGLRLLYDGGRLGGGEARQLVLPGPELRDWRFVTEKEAATLLPPIRYERLRWALRARERGTALYLEAGVPQG
- a CDS encoding dipeptidase, which gives rise to MSSNPVAETVVSLMPRAKTELTELVAFKSVADFDQFPRSESEGAANWVADALRAEGFQDVALLDTPDGTQSVYGFLPGPEGSKTVLLYAHYDVQPPLDEAGWRTPPFELTERDGRWYGRGAADCKGGLIMHLLALRALKANGGVPVGVKVIAEGSEEQGTGGLERYAEEHPELLTADAIVIGDSGNFRVGVPTVTTALRGMTLVRVQVDTLEGNLHSGQFGGAAPDALSALIRALDSLRAEDGSTTVDGLAGTSSWEGLQYDEAQFRKDAKVLDGVELIGSGTVADRIWARPAVTVLGIDAPPVVGATPSVQAGARALVSLRVPAGVDAAEATKLLQAHLEAHTPWGARVSTEQIGQGQPFRADTTSPAYAAMAEAMGVAYDGAEMQYAGQGGSIPLCNTLASLYPRAEILLIGLSEPEAQIHAVNESVSPDELERLAVAEALFLRNYAAS